The following are encoded in a window of Telmatobacter sp. DSM 110680 genomic DNA:
- a CDS encoding DUF1648 domain-containing protein, which yields MRKTMEVVGLGILAVLFWITYSALNGPEKLPNRIPTHFDISGQPNAWGPPGFLWFLPLVAIGLYLLMTVLGSIRFRRYNLPVAVTESNLPFIQEQTSVMVTWIKCEMLCLFAYLQWSIIQSARTSQFRLSPLLIPVFLVVIFSTVGWHLAAIIRGAKARIDSSDPMMNIGKY from the coding sequence ATGCGCAAGACAATGGAAGTCGTAGGACTGGGGATATTGGCGGTCCTTTTTTGGATCACGTATTCGGCGCTTAATGGGCCGGAGAAGTTACCGAACCGAATTCCGACACACTTTGATATTTCCGGTCAGCCTAACGCTTGGGGGCCGCCCGGATTTTTGTGGTTTCTTCCTCTCGTTGCGATTGGGCTGTACCTGTTGATGACTGTGCTGGGAAGCATTCGATTCCGCCGATACAATCTTCCGGTCGCCGTAACGGAGTCAAATCTGCCATTCATCCAGGAGCAAACCAGCGTTATGGTGACCTGGATCAAGTGCGAGATGCTTTGCCTGTTCGCCTATCTCCAATGGTCGATTATCCAAAGCGCGCGCACCAGTCAATTCCGGCTCTCGCCGTTGCTGATTCCAGTGTTCCTGGTGGTGATCTTCTCGACGGTGGGTTGGCACCTGGCTGCCATTATTCGCGGCGCAAAGGCGCGAATCGATTCATCCGATCCGATGATGAACATAGGGAAGTACTAG
- a CDS encoding DUF4242 domain-containing protein produces the protein MPKYVIEREVPGAGKMSPDQLQAISQTSCGVLRKLGPEIQWVHSYVTGDKIYCIYNAANEELVREHATQGGFPANSIAEVKSIIDPTTAEA, from the coding sequence ATGCCTAAGTACGTCATCGAGCGCGAAGTTCCCGGCGCTGGGAAAATGTCTCCCGATCAGTTGCAGGCTATCTCCCAGACGTCCTGCGGAGTCCTGCGCAAACTCGGACCCGAGATTCAGTGGGTCCATAGCTACGTCACGGGCGACAAAATCTACTGCATATACAACGCAGCTAACGAGGAACTCGTCCGTGAGCACGCTACTCAGGGTGGATTCCCGGCCAACTCAATCGCCGAGGTGAAGTCCATCATCGATCCGACAACCGCAGAAGCATAG
- a CDS encoding DUF2393 family protein: MSTGPQLVPPTEPRERNWMPLAIAAGAVLIVAAIVVFMLEHGKGAATVTPVGATPDAYAASLPITNVVMSESGNLAGGKVTYIDGHITNSGNKTVTGISLQVLFRNAANEVAQNETQSMKLIRTRDPYVDLEPVSAAPLKPGDGQDFRMIFDSVTPDWNGVYPEIRVVHVDAK, encoded by the coding sequence GTGAGCACAGGACCTCAGCTCGTTCCCCCTACCGAACCGCGCGAGCGGAACTGGATGCCGCTGGCAATTGCTGCCGGGGCGGTTTTAATCGTCGCAGCGATCGTCGTATTCATGTTGGAACACGGGAAAGGGGCTGCGACGGTCACGCCCGTTGGAGCCACCCCTGACGCATACGCTGCCAGCCTTCCAATTACGAACGTGGTGATGAGCGAGTCCGGTAATCTCGCGGGCGGCAAAGTGACATATATTGACGGTCACATCACCAATAGCGGGAACAAGACTGTGACCGGGATTTCCCTGCAGGTGCTGTTTCGGAATGCGGCAAATGAAGTTGCGCAAAACGAGACACAGTCGATGAAACTGATCAGGACACGCGACCCGTACGTGGACTTGGAACCAGTTTCGGCAGCCCCTTTGAAGCCAGGTGACGGGCAGGATTTCAGAATGATTTTTGACTCGGTGACTCCCGACTGGAACGGCGTCTACCCTGAGATCCGTGTCGTGCACGTAGATGCAAAGTAG
- a CDS encoding OmpA family protein, which produces MKNQITARILFPSQVAVLALASAIAIPAMAQQTQQPDSSQSAPAAAQQTPTSTPPAAVTNTPTEAKEGFWGRVNPMARKKWVKKRLDPINDRLTELDQVNAKNASDIKDVDSRAQAGIKKAQDSADQANQVATAAGDAAKKANDTATTASGHVDTLNTTVAGLDSYKPISDVEVPFRTGSPVLSKDAKAKLDDMAKSLEGHQGYIIEIEARSPGAGAAGITSSQREAAAVQRYLVTEHEIPVYRMHSVALGNAQITEPTTDVASNNAPADQTAPKPVAAHHRERVPSTVHIKLMENSLAAQGTTSPHGMASSTGAVQQ; this is translated from the coding sequence ATGAAAAATCAAATTACAGCACGCATACTGTTTCCCAGCCAGGTAGCTGTTCTGGCCTTGGCATCAGCAATCGCGATCCCCGCGATGGCCCAGCAAACGCAGCAGCCTGACAGTTCCCAGAGTGCTCCGGCGGCCGCACAGCAGACACCGACATCGACGCCGCCTGCGGCAGTGACCAATACTCCCACTGAGGCAAAAGAGGGATTCTGGGGCCGCGTCAATCCCATGGCGCGCAAAAAGTGGGTGAAGAAGCGGCTTGATCCGATCAACGACCGCCTCACCGAACTCGACCAGGTGAACGCGAAGAACGCCTCCGACATCAAGGACGTGGATTCGCGCGCACAGGCTGGCATCAAGAAGGCCCAGGACTCCGCAGATCAGGCGAACCAAGTGGCGACAGCCGCAGGCGACGCGGCCAAGAAGGCGAACGACACTGCCACAACCGCTTCGGGACACGTTGACACTCTCAACACCACCGTAGCCGGCCTCGACAGCTACAAGCCGATTTCCGACGTGGAAGTTCCTTTCCGCACGGGAAGCCCGGTTCTTTCCAAGGATGCGAAGGCCAAGCTTGATGACATGGCGAAGAGCCTGGAAGGTCATCAGGGATACATCATCGAAATCGAAGCTCGTTCGCCGGGTGCAGGGGCTGCCGGTATCACGAGCTCGCAGCGTGAGGCAGCAGCGGTCCAGCGCTACCTCGTAACTGAACACGAAATCCCCGTCTACCGGATGCACTCAGTGGCTCTGGGTAATGCTCAGATCACGGAACCGACCACAGATGTAGCAAGCAATAATGCTCCGGCAGATCAGACTGCGCCGAAGCCTGTTGCGGCCCATCATCGTGAACGCGTTCCCAGCACTGTGCACATCAAGTTGATGGAAAACAGTTTGGCGGCCCAGGGCACCACATCCCCCCATGGTATGGCGTCCTCGACCGGTGCGGTGCAGCAGTAA
- a CDS encoding NAD(P)H-hydrate dehydratase has product MKVLSAEEMQACDRETTERYGVSSIELMRAASAVVDAFAREQFPRARRVTVICGRGNNGGDGMMAARLLAKAGLAVTTLLLGSQYELKGDAATAWRELSVSPNRYLYEVNSAADLRAHTAALEADLIIDAVLGTGFKPPMTGLALAAMEWASESEAPFLSVDLPSGWPADSRSSKVEMAFPSDAVITFTAPKPAHVFGELTRLWDQPIVVAPIGSPDEAIVSQGGLSWAGASHALVEQPRGADANKGKFGHVLVIGGSVGKSGAPAMASMSALRAGAGLVTAAVPSPIMALVSSFAPELMTRAMMASPSGELASKGTTAQQFQKMIDRKTVIAVGPGLGDGPGTEMLLEAVLSDTKLPTVIDADGLNTLSANPFLMEKMTEVAKAGRTVVLTPHPGEMARLTGKSVEEIQANRHEQARSFARDHGVTLVLKGSRTLIAHPDGRVAVNTSGNPGMAKGGSGDMLMGIIAALLAQYKDDVARAVEAAVYLHGFAADLAVHEADEHTLLATDSLKYFSQAFQFRPFRFSQGAPRGYVWLQGLSAARSQACAPQRRNEQGSPSR; this is encoded by the coding sequence ATGAAGGTTCTTAGCGCAGAGGAGATGCAAGCTTGCGACCGCGAGACGACGGAGCGCTATGGCGTTTCGTCGATTGAATTGATGCGGGCTGCTTCTGCGGTGGTGGATGCGTTTGCGCGGGAGCAATTTCCCCGTGCGCGGCGCGTTACCGTGATCTGCGGGCGTGGCAACAACGGCGGGGATGGCATGATGGCGGCGCGTCTGCTGGCCAAGGCGGGGCTCGCGGTGACGACGCTGCTGCTAGGGTCGCAATACGAGTTGAAAGGCGATGCGGCCACCGCTTGGCGCGAACTGAGCGTCTCTCCCAATCGATATTTATATGAAGTCAATTCTGCGGCTGACTTGCGGGCGCATACCGCTGCACTGGAAGCCGATCTGATCATCGACGCGGTTCTAGGAACAGGTTTCAAACCTCCGATGACAGGGCTGGCATTGGCGGCGATGGAGTGGGCAAGTGAAAGCGAGGCGCCGTTTCTATCAGTGGATCTACCTTCGGGTTGGCCAGCTGACTCTAGAAGCAGCAAAGTCGAAATGGCATTTCCGTCGGATGCAGTCATCACGTTTACAGCGCCGAAGCCTGCACATGTTTTTGGGGAGCTGACGCGGCTGTGGGATCAACCTATTGTGGTGGCGCCGATTGGTTCACCCGACGAAGCGATTGTTTCGCAGGGTGGGCTGAGCTGGGCTGGCGCTTCGCATGCACTGGTGGAGCAACCTCGGGGTGCAGACGCGAACAAAGGAAAGTTCGGCCATGTGCTAGTGATTGGCGGGTCGGTGGGAAAGTCGGGCGCTCCGGCGATGGCGTCGATGTCGGCATTGCGGGCGGGCGCTGGACTTGTGACCGCTGCTGTGCCCAGCCCGATCATGGCGCTGGTGTCAAGCTTCGCGCCGGAGTTGATGACTCGGGCTATGATGGCCAGCCCCTCTGGCGAACTGGCGAGCAAAGGAACCACCGCGCAGCAATTTCAAAAAATGATTGACCGTAAAACGGTGATCGCCGTCGGGCCGGGTTTGGGTGATGGGCCGGGGACTGAGATGCTGTTGGAGGCCGTGCTATCGGATACGAAGCTGCCGACGGTGATAGATGCGGACGGACTGAACACACTTTCGGCTAATCCTTTTCTGATGGAAAAAATGACGGAAGTTGCGAAGGCAGGACGAACGGTGGTGTTGACGCCGCATCCGGGAGAGATGGCCCGGCTAACCGGGAAGAGCGTCGAAGAGATTCAGGCGAACAGGCATGAGCAGGCACGATCTTTCGCGCGGGATCACGGCGTGACGCTGGTGCTGAAAGGATCGCGCACGCTGATTGCGCATCCTGATGGTCGGGTTGCTGTGAACACTTCCGGAAATCCGGGAATGGCCAAGGGCGGCAGCGGTGACATGCTGATGGGAATCATTGCCGCGTTGCTGGCGCAGTATAAGGATGATGTTGCGCGTGCCGTGGAAGCGGCTGTTTATCTACATGGATTCGCCGCTGATCTGGCGGTGCATGAAGCCGATGAGCACACGCTGCTCGCCACGGATAGCCTGAAATATTTTTCGCAGGCGTTCCAGTTTCGGCCTTTCCGCTTTTCTCAGGGTGCCCCGAGAGGGTATGTTTGGTTGCAGGGGCTGTCAGCCGCACGTAGTCAGGCTTGCGCTCCTCAGAGGCGAAATGAGCAAGGAAGCCCCAGTCGCTGA
- the tsaE gene encoding tRNA (adenosine(37)-N6)-threonylcarbamoyltransferase complex ATPase subunit type 1 TsaE: MSKEAPVAEGRIHEFVTKSGADTVEVGRKLVNLLAPPQLLILRGDLGTGKTTLVKGIAQALDAAEPDEVTSPTFTLLHEYDGTREGKPVKLFHLDVYRLEGERQLETLGLDELLTPDAMVLVEWGEKFKSIKKKSTGEIAITSAGGDARKISVTLKE; encoded by the coding sequence ATGAGCAAGGAAGCCCCAGTCGCTGAAGGACGGATTCACGAATTCGTAACAAAGAGCGGCGCCGACACGGTGGAAGTGGGGCGCAAGCTGGTGAATTTACTTGCACCGCCTCAGCTGCTGATTCTCCGAGGCGATCTGGGCACCGGCAAGACCACGTTAGTAAAGGGCATTGCGCAAGCGCTCGACGCCGCCGAGCCCGACGAAGTGACCAGTCCCACATTCACGTTGCTGCATGAATATGACGGCACGCGTGAGGGTAAGCCGGTGAAGCTGTTCCACCTGGATGTATACAGGTTGGAAGGCGAGAGGCAGCTGGAGACGCTGGGGCTGGATGAACTGCTTACTCCCGATGCGATGGTACTTGTGGAGTGGGGTGAGAAGTTCAAGAGCATCAAGAAGAAGTCAACCGGCGAGATCGCGATTACCTCTGCTGGCGGCGACGCGCGGAAGATTTCAGTGACGCTGAAGGAATAG